Sequence from the Rutidosis leptorrhynchoides isolate AG116_Rl617_1_P2 chromosome 3, CSIRO_AGI_Rlap_v1, whole genome shotgun sequence genome:
cgcccaagtgaaagcagaacaccaaaaaccgtatggGTCTTTGCGTTAATTAGAGATTCTAGAGTGGAAGTGGGAACATATCaccatggattttgtgacaaaactacccagaacccagaaaggaaatgacatgatttgggtaatagtggaccgTTTAACCAAAAGTGCGCATTTCCTAGCTACTAGTGAAACAACTCCGTTGACCAAATTAGCTCAGTTGTACCTAAATGAAATAGTATCACGACTTGGTATACCGCTGTCTATTATATCAGATAGAGATTCTCGATTTGTGTCTAGTTTCTGGAATAGTCTACAAGAAAATTTGGGTACTCGTGTCAACCTTAGTACAgcgtatcatcctcagactgacggtcaaagtgaacgaactattcaaactttaaaggatatgttaagggcttgtgtgttagagtaTGGTGGATCGTGGGATTATCATCAGCCGTTGATCGAATTTGCTTACAATAACTCCTATCATTCAAACATTGGCATGCCGCctaatgaaatgttgtatggtataAAGTGTTGAACTCCATCGTGTTGGTTGGAGGTAGGTGAGAAACAGTTTGCGGGTCCAGAAATTGTGCAGCAGACTGCAGAAAAAGTGACTATCGCACGTGAAAAGCTGAAAGCTGTTAGAGAttgacaaaagatgtatgcagatcctCGTCACCGACCAATGACGTTTACTGTGGGTGAACGTGTGTATTTAAAAGTGTCACCGTGGAAGGGCGTAATTCGATTCAGTAAACGAGGAAAACTAGCTccgagatacattggtccttttagaaTTCGTCAAGTGCTGAACGATCAAACCGTAGTGTTAGATCTTcctccagagttagctggtattcatgacACGTTTAACATCTGCtatattcgtaagtgtaaagtggacgatgaaagtcagattcttcctctACAAGATATGAAAGTAGATTCtagtaagaaattggtggaagaaccAGTGAGAATCGTCGACAGAAAAGTGACTAAGTTGCGCAAGAAAGAGATTTCAATGGTGCTTGTggaatggaagcatagtttaggcaccAATCTGACATGGGAGACCGAGGAGTTGATGGCCTCTAGATACCCTCAATTGTttaaccttgaccagattccgaggacggaatctcctttaaGGGAGGTAGATTTGTAACAACCTCACTTTGGGCCTAGTAGGTAATGACCTATTTACCCTTATGTGCTATtaaagtgattttaataattatgtgttttataattattgagTATGGGATgatgtgcgttttgtgacaagggtcacataacatattttcttttgtgaattggacttaaaattaataagttattaaagattttaggtttcagataactggtaaatacccgtgtgttagacgGGAGAGCTTACCTTCATGTGAAGGAaccaaaattaaatatatataagccTATACGTTTCACTCTTTCCTCTTTTAGCAACTAAACAACCCTAATCAAACCCTAAAACACTCTCTTCTCTTTAAATCCTTAAAATCAACAAGTGCAAATTGAAGATTAAGTCTTGCTGTGTCTAATCCTTTGAGATTTCATAATCAAAACAAGGTAAGTATCTTCAATTTTGatgaattcaaatgggttttaagtagGTTTGGGTGAATTGGGTTTTAAGTGTTTGATTTGCTATGCATGTGTTAATGATTATGTTTTAGACTTATAAACATGTTAGACTTATGCTCTAAGATCTAATGGTGTTGTGAATTGAGCTAAAACTGATTTGATATGGTGATTTAAAGTTAGGGTTCATGTTAGTGTAAATTGGGTATTTTGATACTCTGATCCTAAACCTTGTGTATAAATGTTAGATTTTGATGTTTATGGTTAGGAAAAGTGTTTATACATGTTATGTATGTTTCCTTATGCTCAAATTTGACCAAAACGAGTGAAAATCCAGTTTTTTGGCATGAAATCAGCTTGATGAATAAGATACAGATGCTCGAAAACAGGGTGCTCGAAAACCTCTAGTGTTCGAAAACAGTGTGTGCTCGAAAACCTGTTACTGCTAGAAAACTATATTATGCTCGAGAACTCTGCTCGAAAACATAGTGTGCTCGAAAACCTTTTGCTGCTCGAAAAATATATATTGCTCGAAAACATTATACTGTTCGAAAATTGTGTGGTGCTCGAAAACcctatctgtgacgacccgaaaatttccgactaaatttaaactaaatctttatatgatctcgacacgataagcaaagtctattaaattgagtttcaaaatttttttgaactaatttcatgaattcatttaaccttgaccagtttcgacgattcacgaacaactaattgtaaataaatatgtatgtatattataacttgagatacattaataaaatattaattgatttagttggtaaaactaattatgtaaaatattatgcgatATAACTGAACTTGTTATTAAaacatatttgaatatatatatatatatatatatatatatatatatatatatatatatatatatatatatatatatatatatatatatatatatatatatatatatatatatatatatatataaagtatatcaaatataattacacgtacaattctatgaacttgttagtatccaatatgaatatatatatatatatatattgatcataGTAATATTACTGAAACATAATTATAAAtggtatattaaatataaatgatttcgaatataatGATTGTGATCATTAGTCTGTAAATAGATTACGTAGATTATAAGTTTATTTAAAACACATTCACTTTGATAAATTGAATTTAATACTTTGTATATCTTAGTTTGGACTAATATCAAGTAAGTGACAAAACTTTAATTAAATAGTTTTAATAAGATTAAGACCAAaagatataaatttataaatatttcatttttgtaaataattatgtactaattcattatattaatattattattattaattattaacattggtattaataaatattattaccattattattaacattattattattattattattatgataattattattaatagtattattattattaatatatgaattaataaaattaataagagAAACATATTGTTATGCATCAATTCAGTTTGATATGTTTTCTGTTTCCCCATGATATAATGTCAACAATCAAGACAAATCATCCACCAATCATCCACTGCTTCAAATTGAATACTGATAGAGTGATTAATTAAATTACTATGTTAAATGGTCCATGTGTCTTCCctctattatatatgcatatgaataCGATACATTCATATAAAAAAACAATCTCATCTACACTTGATCACCTTGCTTCCTCATGATCTTCCATCACCAACCATCTACACTCTTCACCCTACACCGCTGTTTCCTGTCTAATTCGATGAACCACAATCTTCAAGCTCGATCACCAACTCTTCTCATACGTTCCATTTATATTCTTTGTTTAACAACCCTTACCATTTTCATCACCTCATCATCATTATTGCTAAACTGCTCGCTACTATATATTTCTGTTTTCGATCACCTTTCACCACCACCGATCACCTTATTC
This genomic interval carries:
- the LOC139901519 gene encoding uncharacterized protein; its protein translation is MYADPRHRPMTFTVGERVYLKVSPWKGVIRFSKRGKLAPRYIGPFRIRQVLNDQTVVLDLPPELAGIHDTFNICYIRKCKVDDESQILPLQDMKVDSSKKLVEEPVRIVDRKVTKLRKKEISMVLVEWKHSLGTNLTWETEELMASRYPQLFNLDQIPRTESPLREVDL